tgcagccctgtggactgtagcaccaAGGTCCTCTATcctctatggaatttttcaggcaagaatactgaaatgggttgccatttcctcctccaggggatcttgcccacccagggattgaacccaggtctcctgcacttcctacattggctggtgggttcttttctgctgaaccacctgggaaacaagtCAGTACATCACGGGGTATCCTAAAGGACTTAACTTAGAGTCTGGCACTCGGGAAATTCTCACTGGTGATGTGAATATTCAGTCATATGTCATTATTGCTCATATGATAATGGAATGGCCATGCTcacaaaggagaaagaatagCCTTTCCAAGTCCAATTAAATCCTTCACCACACATATCTTCTTTAAAACTTCTGACTTTGAAATAAACATCAAGCTTAAAGACATTGGTTATGGCCACCAGCAAAGATCGAGTTGTACTAATCAGTGACGAGGCTTCTTCCAGTTCCAACATGCATGCgttgtttccccagcaccacccaGCACTTCTGTGACAGCAGCTGGGGGTCCTGCAACTTAACTCAGTGTGGACACTGCCTATCTGGGGGTAGTTCCAGACCCCACAGGTTAAAGGCCCAGCCCTACAAGACCCTCCCCTGACTCCAGCCATCATTTGCAAGCCCAGATTGTCACCTGCGCTCTGACCCAGTGGCTACCTGTTCAGAGATTCTAATGACTTTGGGTTCTATTAATTTGTCGAATGGTCatggaactcagagaaacatgttGCCTGGAAGATCACAGCCTTATTGTAAAACGTAATAAACTCAGGAACAGCAGATGGAGGGGGATACACAGGAcaaggtgtgtgtgggggaggcACGGAACTTCacgctctctgagcctcactttccccaAATTTGCATGTGTTCATCAACCCAGAAGCTATCCAGACTCTGGGGGTTTTTATGGAGGAGTCATCACACAAGCACAATTGATTAAATCACTGGCTGTTGGTGATTGCTTCAAGCAGAAGCCCTTCTGGCTTTCCCAGACATAGtgggcgggggcaggggagggaccgAAAGTTTCAGTCGTCTAACCATGTGCTTAGTTACCCTGGCAAGCAGCGCCCCTCTTTGGAAAGGAGGCACTCTTCGAAAAGTCACCTCATTCACCTAACAAGAGACACCTTGACTGTTCTCCCCACTTAGATAATTCCCAGAGTTTTAGGAGCCCTGTGCCAGGACCAGGGCACAAAGGCCAAAAATGGATTTCTTATTATTAATACAAATCACAAGCTCCCAGTGACCCCAAATTTCAGTGATGATTTGGTTCTGTAGCCTTAAAAGTTTTTCAGCGGTTGATtggaccttttttaaaaaaaactttgggGCCACATCTCAAGGCATGcggtgatcttagttccccaaccagggattgtacccacactccctgcattggaaggcagagtgttaaccgctggaccaccagggaagtccctgattggGCCCTTTTTAGGTGAAACTGTTATCGTGGCATAAACTAAATTGTTCAAGATTTCGAAAAGCTGGAGCTGAGCATGAGCCATCTTCTTGTGGTGTCTTCAGATCATTACCGATTTTTCCATGGCCCCTGCAACCCCGAGCTTTCCCCTGAGATGAGTCAGGCCCCAGGAAGCCTGTTGCCTGCCCCTGCTCGAGACCAGAGTCTATTCAGGGGCCGCTGGGCACAGGCAGCGTGCGGGGTGTGTGCGGGTCCACACCAGCCCGATTAGCGGAGAGATGTCCGGGATGACTCGTTCCCAGGTGTGCTCTGATTCCAAGAAGTGAGAGGGTTTGGGGAACAAGATAGCCTCGGAGAGAGCCCAGCCACACGACCTTGCCCACTGTGAAACAAACTTGGGGCTTATGCGTGCTTCCCCAGGGAGAAAGAAATCCATGGGCTCCATTGGATCCTCAAACAATGACCCCCAAAAGATGAAGAGTCTTAAAGTGGGATTTCTCAGCCTTGGCGTTGTTGGCATTTAATATCTTGCAGCATTCATAAATGCAACTGAAAATGTCCCCAGATGTCACCAGTGTCCCCCGGACCCAAACATGAGGGCCAGCTCGACAGGCTGGACCAGGAGCAGGGATGAATGAaacgaaagttgctcagtcgtgtctaactcttggcgACCCAAAGGGCTACACAgtcaatgaaattctccaggccagaatactggagtaggtagcctttcccttcaccaggggatcttcgcaacgcagggatcgaacccaggtctcctgcattgcaggcagattctttacccgctgagccccaagggaggcccaagggaagcccaggagcagGGGTAGGGGGATGCAAAAGGACAGTGAAGCAAGAGGAATGGGGGCAGATAAGCAAGTCTGCCCTCCTGAAATGTCTGCTGGCCCGGTCGTCTGCAGTTATGACTGGGCAGGGTGTGGAGGTCACAGGGGCTCAGAGGTGTGTGACCCCCTTTGCTCCCCCTGGGCCAGCAGGTGTGTGAGGCTGAGCCGCTCCGAGGCAACATGGGCTTCGAGCCCCACACAGATGGGGCCCCTGTGTGCAGCGTGAGCCTTTCTCCCGAGTCAGGAGATTTATTGTTGAGAAGACACCCCACGATGACCGGGGGAAGACTGGCCTGGATGAGGTAGCGATCGATTGGTGGATCTTAGGGACACAGAACATTGAGTGTCCCAGGTGGGGCTTCTGATACCAACGACCACAAACTGGGGTGGCGGGAAGGCTTAAAACAATACTAATTGATTCTCTCCCAGTTCTGGGGGCCAGAAGTCTAAAGTCAAGGGTCAGCAGGACCGGGCCCCCCGACCTGGGCTCTGGAGGAGCATCACTCCCACCTCTTCCAGTTTCTGGGGCTCCAGGTGTTCCTGGGTTTGTGGCCACATCCCCcaacctctgcttcctcctcacACGGCCTCCTTGTCTCTGTGTgcctctcctcttcttataaagacacccaTCATCCTGCATAAGGCCCACCTAATCCACTGTAACCTTATCTAACTTGATttcatctgcaaagaccccatTTCCAAAAAAAGGCCCCCTGGCAAATATGGGGAGTTGGGATGTGGGTGTCTCTTTTGGAGGGCACCATTCACCCTGCCACAAAGCTGAGCCCTTACACACGAGCGGTTATCCCAGGAGTAGGGGGAGCTCACACGGGACCCCTCGAGTACAGCCATGGGTGGGGGAGACATGGTGCGTGGTTGGAGGGCTGAGCAGGGTAGGTGGTCTGTCGGGGACCAAGCCTTGGCCTGGCTGCCTCAGTGCAGGGTCCCCGGCTGTGCATGGAAGCCCCTGAGGTCGTCAAGATGCAGGTTCTGACTTTTAGCAGGTCTAGGAGTGCCCCACAGTGCGCTTCTCACCTGCTCCCAGGGTGTATAAACTGATGACCCTGGTCCATGCTTAGAGGTGCAAGGAGCGTGCAGGCCTGTTTCCCAGGAGCTGTCAGAAACTTCCCCAAGGAAGCCCCCCCCCACACTGTCCACGCAAGTCCCCAATCCCCTGTCCAGTGCCCCAGAGGTACCCCAGACAGAGACCTGTACACAACACTGGGTGCCCGGGCCAGGAACCCAGTGGAGGGGGAAGTGGTGGGTCTGGAAGAAATGTGCTCATAACTTTGCGTATAGGACAGATGGAGGCTGAGCCTGGCTGACTGGCTGTGACCACAGGTGATCCACTTGCCCCCCACcctctgccaggcactgtgggcCCAGAGGAACTCAGCTTAAAAATTgcttccccacccacccacaagAGGGGCCCTCATTGTCAAATTAGGATCTGACACCTTGATCCAGAAGATGGCCCCGAAGTCAGTTTCATGCATGAAGGTCCAGGAGGGGTGTCATGTCAGAGACCCCTGGGGGGCAGACAGGATGGAAATGGTGGGGAAAGGTCCTGGAGGCAGGCGGCCCAGGCCTGCCTTCTGCAGAAGCGCCTCTTCCGCCCATCCCCCACTGCTCTGTCCCTCCGATGGCGGTGGGGTTAGTGGCCAGGGTTCCCAGGAAACGGACAAGAGCAGCTTGTGGGGAATTCCTCTGGAGCCAGCGCCATTTCCTATGGATGAAGGGTAAAGTGCCACGGGGGTAGGAGGAGCATCCTGAAACGATCTGACCTTGACTCAGGGCCTGGGGTCCGGAGTCAGATTGAAGTCCAGGCACTCGCTGCAGCGGAGGGTTCGGCTTCAGGAGAAGGGGCACGCTGACTTGGGGGTGTAGTCGTGGGGTGGTCTCACCACTAGGACGAAGATTCGGGTCCTTGATATCAAAGAGAGGCGGGGCTTCCCGCCGACCCATTGAGAAGCAGGTGTCAGCTCATGGAGACCACGGCAGCTGCCGCCCCAACTTGGGGCTGCTTCTCCTCTTTCCTGCTCCTGGCCTTCGGGACGCTAGTGGCCGCCTTGCTGGGCGCCGCTCACCGCCTGGGGCTCTTCTATCAGTTGATGCACAAGGTGGACACGGCAAGCATCCGGCATGGTGGGGAGAATGTGGCAGCCGTGCTGAAGGCCCACGGTGTGTGCTTCCTTTTCACGCTGGTCGGCGGGCACATTTCGCCACTGCTGGTGGCCTGTGAGAAGTTGGGCATCCGCGTGGCGGACACCCGCCACGAAGTCACAGCTGTCTTTGCCGCTGATGCTGTAGCCCACCTGACCGGGACGGTGGGCGTGGCAGCAGTGACGGCCGGCCCCGGCCTCACCAACGCAGCGACTGCGGTGAAGAATGCTCAGGTAGCCCAGTCCCCAGTCCTGCTCCTGGGTGGTGGGGCCAGCACCCTGCTGCCGAATCAGGGTGCACTCCAGGCAGTTGATCAGATAGCCCTGTTCAGGCCGCTCTGCAAGTTTTGTGCTTCTGTGTGGAGAGTGCGGGATATCATCCCCACCCTGAGCACCGCGATGGCCGCTGCACAGTCGGGCACCGCCGACCCGGTGTTTGTGGAACTGTCTCTGGACGTGCTGTACCCCTACTTCCTCGTTCAGAAGGAGATGGTGCCAGGTAAGCCGCCCAAGGGCCTCATGAGTCGAGCGGTCCACTGGTACTTAGCGAATTCCCTGGCCAACCTCTTTGCAGGAGCTTGGGAGCCTCAGCCTGAGGGGCCTCTGCCCCTGGACATTCCCCAGGCCTCCCCCCAGCAGGTTCAGCAATATGTGGAGATCTTGAGTCGGGCCAAAAGGCCCCTCATGCTAATTGGGAGCCAGGCCCTGCTGCCTTCGACATCCTCAGACAAACTTCGGGTTGCCGTGGAGACCCTGGGCATCCCTTGCTTCCTGGCGGGGATGGCACAGGGACTGCTGGGCCGCAGCCACCCCCTCCACTTCCGGCAGAACCACAGGGCCGCCCTGAAGGCAGACGTGGTTGTCCTGGCAGGAGCAGTGTGTGACTTCCGCCTGTTGTGGGCGTGTCCTCAGCTGCAGCAGCAAACTCATTGTTGTCAACCGTGACCGGAAGGAGATGCTGATCAACTCAGACATTTTCTGGAAGCCCCAAGAGGCTGTGCAGGGAGATGTGGGCTCCTCGTGGTGAAGCTGGTGGAGGGCCTCCAGGGTCGGATGTGGGCCTCAGACTGGGCAGAGGAGCTTCGGCAAACTGACCAACAGAAGGAGCAGAACTTTCGGGAGAAGGCAGTGATGCCCGTAGCCCAGCATCTTAACCCGGTGCGGGTCCTGCAGCTGGTGGAGGACACTCTGCCTGACAACTCCATCCTGGTGGTCGATGGCGGGGACTTTGTGGGCACAGCTGCCTACCTGGTGCAGCCCCGTGGGCCCTTGTGTTGGCTTGATCCTGGGGCCTTCgggactctgggggttggtgcCGGATTTGCGCTTGGGGCCAAACTGTGTCGGCCGGATGCTGAGGTCTGGTGCCTGTTTGGGGATGGAGCGTTTGGCTATAGCCTAATCGAATTTGACACCTTCGTTGGACACAAGATCCCAGTGATGGCCTTGATAGGAAATGATGCTGGCTGGACCCAGATTTCCAGGGAGCAGGTGCCCTCTCTGGGCAGCAATGTGGCCTGTAGCCTGGCTTACACTGATTATCACAAGGCAGCCCAGGGACTGGGGGCCCAGGGCTTGCTGCTCTCACGCAAGAGTGAGGATCAGGTGGTCAGGGTGCGTGACGCCCAGCAGCGGTGCCAAGAGAGCCCCCCGGCTGTGGTCAGCATCCTCGTCGGGAGCACGGACTCCAGGATGGCTCCATTGCCATGTAGGGCCTCGTGGGTCAGTGCTCTTGGCTCTCTTCCCACCCCTGGACTGTGCCTAGCTGGCTTGGAGTTTCATCCTTGCCTGCCCTGGGCCTAAGCCATGAGGCCCAGTGACCCTGCAGTCTTCCCTGAGGACAGGGAGGGGCTGGAAGGAGTCAGAGCTAAGAGAGGCTCTGACAGCCCTGGGGAGTCCTTGGGCCTATTTGTGAGCTCACCTGTGtcctttctcccctcctcacttgttcagtcgctacgtcgtgtccatctcttcgtgacttcatggactgcagcacgccaggctcctccatccctccactaactcccatagtttgctcaaattcatgtccattaagtcggtgatgctatctaaccacctcatcctctgctgccttcttctccttttgccttccgtctttcccagcaacagggtcttttccaatgaattggctcttttgcatcaggtggccaaagtattgcagcttcctTTCTCACACACTGAATCAACCACGTCTGGTCCATGGGGGCCCaagtactcaaaaaaaaaaaaaaaaaaaaaaaggagcagctTGTGGGCCAACATGTTTCCTTGTAACTGAAACCCATCAGCATTTTTCAAGCGCAAACTCAAAGCCAGGGCATTTTTATGTCCACTGGTAATTGCCGAAAAGGCCACACAGGAAACTCCCAGCTGTGTACTGGGGCTGTGTACTGGGGGTGACCGAGGTCCACACCTCCCTGATGTTGAACTTGACTCCAGATTTGGCAGAATTGTTAAGGCCGCAGACACGTGAACCCTACACGGTCAGTTTACTTTCAAGCTGCAGTTCAGGGCTCGCCACGGCACCCCAGGGCTGGCACGCTGTAGTTTCTCCTCATTCCTCCCCGGAGCTGGTGTGGGCCGTGGCGGTATCTGTTTCCCGTCTTCGTGGATATTGTTTTTTGAAAAGCAAGCGAGCAACTACCTGCTGGAGGATGGGAGCCGCCTCCACACCAGACTCCAGGATGGCTGGTCAGGCGGTGAGGGTACCTGAGCTCCCAGGGAGGCTCAGACCCCGCACAGCCCCTCTGAGGCCACGTGTGTGGGTCCAGACCCAGCCTGGCCACTTCCTGGGGGCTGAGCAGCCTCAGGCAAGTGGCTTCCCCACTTG
This portion of the Bubalus bubalis isolate 160015118507 breed Murrah chromosome 3, NDDB_SH_1, whole genome shotgun sequence genome encodes:
- the LOC112582627 gene encoding LOW QUALITY PROTEIN: 2-hydroxyacyl-CoA lyase 2-like (The sequence of the model RefSeq protein was modified relative to this genomic sequence to represent the inferred CDS: inserted 4 bases in 3 codons) gives rise to the protein METTAAAAPTWGCFSSFLLLAFGTLVAALLGAAHRLGLFYQLMHKVDTASIRHGGENVAAVLKAHGVCFLFTLVGGHISPLLVACEKLGIRVADTRHEVTAVFAADAVAHLTGTVGVAAVTAGPGLTNAATAVKNAQVAQSPVLLLGGGASTLLPNQGALQAVDQIALFRPLCKFCASVWRVRDIIPTLSTAMAAAQSGTADPVFVELSLDVLYPYFLVQKEMVPGKPPKGLMSRAVHWYLANSLANLFAGAWEPQPEGPLPLDIPQASPQQVQQYVEILSRAKRPLMLIGSQALLPSTSSDKLRVAVETLGIPCFLAGMAQGLLGRSHPLHFRQNHRAALKADVVVLAGAVCDFRLXCGRVLSCSSKLIVVNRDRKEMLINSDIFWKPQEAVQGDVGSXVVKLVEGLQGRMWASDWAEELRQTDQQKEQNFREKAVMPVAQHLNPVRVLQLVEDTLPDNSILVVDGGDFVGTAAYLVQPRGPLCWLDPGAFGTLGVGAGFALGAKLCRPDAEVWCLFGDGAFGYSLIEFDTFVGHKIPVMALIGNDAGWTQISREQVPSLGSNVACSLAYTDYHKAAQGLGAQGLLLSRKSEDQVVRVRDAQQRCQESPPAVVSILVGSTDXQDGSIAM